In Dromiciops gliroides isolate mDroGli1 chromosome 5, mDroGli1.pri, whole genome shotgun sequence, the following are encoded in one genomic region:
- the LOC122729800 gene encoding uncharacterized protein LOC122729800 yields MNQEVQIFEVLRDLKDAEFEVFKKIVSQHQVEASTWSLPTASRVDIASHLVSSYGSRALSVVAQTLDRVPVRHLREKLEELRLKDCTWEQETSITSHTRREAPIGLAEPVVTQETLMKLSRHVGHEWRELGIMCLGLQQHQLDRLEEDNPFLASMRIFHMFLLWRNREKEKATATRLYQLLSSESISISHEALAVLQEAI; encoded by the exons ATGAACCAGGAAGTACAAATTTTTGAGGTGCTCCGGGATCTGAAAGATGCGGAGTTCGAGGTCTTCAAGAAAATTGTGTCTCAGCACCAGGTGGAAGCGTCAACCTGGTCACTTCCAACTGCCTCCCGAGTAGATATTGCCTCCCACCTGGTGAGCTCTTACGGCTCCAGAGCCCTGAGTGTGGTGGCCCAGACTCTGGACCGTGTCCCTGTTCGGCACCTTCGGGAAAAACTTGAAGAGCTGAGGCTTAAAGACTGTACTTGGGAACAGGAGACCAGCATCACCTCCCATACTAGAAGAGAAGCACCCATAGGATTAG CTGAGCCAGTGGTGACTCAGGAAACATTGATGAAGCTATCCAGGCATGTGGGGCATGAATGGCGGGAGCTGGGCATAATGTGCCTGGGCCTTCAACAGCACCAACTGGATAGGCTAGAGGAAGACAACCCCTTCTTAGCCAGCATGCGAATCTTCCACATGTTCCTACTCTGGAGGAACcgagagaaggaaaaggccacAGCCACCAGACTCTACCAACTCTTGTCCAGTGAAAGCATTTCCATTAGCCATGAGGCCCTTGCTGTACTTCAGGAAGCTATCTGA